The following coding sequences are from one Triticum dicoccoides isolate Atlit2015 ecotype Zavitan chromosome 4A, WEW_v2.0, whole genome shotgun sequence window:
- the LOC119287566 gene encoding uncharacterized protein LOC119287566, whose product MDLPQRAMLGGSLLPPDCLLDRRVRTDFDDDDENDLIGLQPFKILRCVEKTAVGFTPEMQGYATEVVQSLHLGLHLASGPPGLSCLGLRGGSPLTKVEAVDQGIIVLTTTFLHDFSRIVYLVYDADNGSLHMAPAPEDPSWLFTGLTVRLLIVRPNYGDYTLALLGKLDGEGDALLVWQPSSSSVPPWSKIKAVGVESLIGKSSLQVDCTFSASGMSCWADLLRGVTFCNPGLFTTGLHNKEYILKFGFFPLPQELVEKSKDHRRSNSRVAQPKAYRTMGTTLQTWWRKFPPFYNVRFVSIDGFLEPIDLKDRAVTVWWLCQKGLEWKLEYKISLEALWEFNGFGDLPRNLTPMYPLLSPIDHEIVYFALGEWRENQSNWLFIPTCARYLLAINPQHMTVVASVCLADCFGNPTIPPDIISSDFQRHIHTVSLDLHIMLMETMKQMSLTSLDPAEYDEEEAKKLMKEEPWTWQEKLKEQDRPLPLPLPAWYYRQPSLLRLIGNADTILKLSD is encoded by the exons ATGGATCTGCCGCAAAGAGCCATGTTGGGTGGCTCTCTCTTGCCGCCCGACTGCCTGCTGGACCGCCGCGTCCGCACGGACTTTGACGACGATGATGAGAATGATCTGATCGGTCTGCAGCCATTCAAGATACTCAGGTGCGTGGAGAAGACGGCGGTGGGGTTCACTCCTGAGATGCAGGGCTATGCCACTGAGGTAGTTCAGAGCTTACACCTTGGTCTGCATCTCGCCAGCGGACCGCCAGGCCTATCTTGTCTCGGCCTCCGAGGCGGCAGCCCATTGACCAAGGTCGAAGCCGTTGATCAAGGCATCATCGTCCTCACGACCACATTTCTGCATGACTTTAGCCGCATTGTATATCTGGTTTATGACGCCGACAACGGATCACTGCACATGGCCCCTGCGCCGGAAGACCCCTCATGGCTATTCACGGGTCTCACGGTTCGCCTTCTCATTGTGCGCCCCAATTATGGTGACTACACGCTGGCCCTATTGGGGAAGCTGGATGGAGAGGGGGATGCACTCTTGGTTTGGCAACCCAGCTCCTCGTCCGTGCCACCGTGGTCCAAGATCAAGGCAGTTGGTGTTGAATCACTCATCGGCAAGAGCTCGTTGCAAGTTGACTGCACCTTTTCAGCCAGTGGCATGAGCTGCTGGGCGGATCTTCTGAGGGGCGTCACCTTCTGCAACCCCGGCCTCTTCACTACAGGGCTCCACAATAAAGAATACATTCTCAAGTTTGGCTTCTTTCCCCTGCCCCAAGAGTTGGTTGAAAAGTCCAAGGATCATCGACGTAGCAACAGCCGAGTGGCACAGCCAAAAGCCTACCGCACCATGGGCACCACCCTCCAAACTTGGTGGCGTAAATTCCCCCCGTTCTACAATGTCAGGTTTGTCTCCATCGATGGCTTCCTTGAGCCCATCGATCTCAAGGACCGCGCCGTAACCGTGTGGTGGCTGTGCCAAAAAGGGCTTGAGTGGAAGCTGGAGTACAAGATCAGCCTCGAGGCTCTGTGGGAATTCAATGGATTTGGCGATCTGCCAAGGAATTTAACTCCAATGTACCCCCTCCTCAGTCCAATTGATCATGAGATTGTTTATTTTGCACTTGGTGAATGGCGTGAAAACCAGAGCAACTGGTTGTTCATCCCGACATGTGCGCGATATTTACTTGCCATCAACCCACAGCACATGACCGTAGTTGCCTCTGTGTGTCTTGCTGACTGTTTTGGAAATCCTACCATCCCTCCTGACATTATCAGCTCTGATTTCCAGCGGCACATCCATACCGTGAGTCTGGATCTTCACATAATGTTGATGGAAACGATGAAGCAGATGTCATTGACATCGTTGGACCCTGCTGAATATGATGAAGAGGAGGCTAAGAAGCTGATGAAGGAGGAGCCATGGACCTGGCAAGAAAAACTGAAGGAACAAGATaggcctcttcctcttcctcttccagctTGGTACTACaggcagccttctttgcttcgactCATAG GCAATGCAGATACCATTCTGAAGCTATCAGATTGA